A region of Vigna radiata var. radiata cultivar VC1973A chromosome 10, Vradiata_ver6, whole genome shotgun sequence DNA encodes the following proteins:
- the LOC106776248 gene encoding ruvB-like 2 encodes MAELKLSESRDLTRIERVGAHSHIRGLGLDSSLEPRAVSEGMVGQTAARKAAGVILRMIKDGKIAGRAVLLAGQPGTGKTAIAMGMAKSLGLETPFAMIAASEIFSLEMSKTEALTQAFRKAIGVRIKEETEVIEGEVVEVHIDRPAVAGAASKTGKLTLKTTEMETVYDLGAKMIEALGKEKVTSGDVIAIDKATGKITKLGRSFSRSRDFDAMGPQVKFVQCPDGELQKRKEVVHCVTLHEIDVINSRTQGFLALFTGDTGEIRAEVREQIDTKVAEWREEGKAEIVPGVLFIDEVHMLDIECFSFLNRALENEMAPILVVATNRGITTIRGTNYKSPHGIPIDLLDRLLIISTQPYTEDEIHKILEIRCQEEEVEMTESAKHLLTKIGVETSLRYAIHLITAAALACQKRKGKAVDLEDINRVYNLFLDVKRSTQYLMEYQSQYMFSDTGEADEDETNAMVS; translated from the exons ATGGCGGAGCTCAAACTCTCCGAGAGCCGCGACCTTACCCGTATCGAAAGAGTGGGCGCGCACTCCCACATTCGCGGTCTCGGCCTCGACTCCTCCCTCGAGCCGCGCGCCGTCTCCGAGGGCATGGTTGGTCAGACCGCCGCGCGCAAGGCCGCCGGCGTCATCCTACGCATGATTAAAGATGGAAAGATTGCCGGCCGTGCGGTTCTACTAGCCGGCCAGCCCGGCACCGGCAAGACCGCCATCGCCATGGGCATGGCCAAGTCCCTCGGCCTCGAAACCCCCTTCGCCATGATCGCAGCCAGTGAAATCTTCTCCCTCGAGATGTCTAAGACTGAGGCGCTCACCCAGGCCTTCCGTAAGGCCATCGGCGTGCGCATCAAGGAGGAGACCGAGGTTATCGAGGGCGAGGTCGTCGAGGTCCATATCGACCGCCCTGCAGTTGCCGGCGCCGCCTCCAAGACCGGGAAACTCACGCTGAAAACCACCGAAATGGAGACCGTTTACGACCTCGGCGCGAAGATGATTGAGGCGCTGGGGAAGGAGAAGGTAACCAGTGGCGATGTTATTGCGATTGATAAGGCCACCGGGAAGATTACCAAGCTCGGCAGGTCTTTTTCTAGGTCAAGGGACTTCGACGCTATGGGGCCGCAGGTGAAGTTCGTGCAGTGCCCTGATGGGGAGTTGCAGAAGAGAAAGGAGGTCGTGCATTGCGTCACCCTTCATGAGATTGATGTTATCAATAGCAG AACACAGGGATTTCTGGCACTCTTCACTGGTGATACAGGTGAAATTCGTGCAGAAGTCAGAGAGCAAATTGACACTAAAGTGGCAGAGTGGAGAGAAGAAGGAAAGGCAGAGATTGTCCCTGGTGTTCTTTTCATTGACGAGGTGCACATGCTTGACATAGAGTGTTTTTCATTCCTGAATCGGGCTCTAGAGAATGAAATGGCTCCCATATTAGTTGTTGCTACCAACAGAGGCATCACAACTATTCGAGGCACGAATTACAAATCCCCTCATGGGATTCCCATTGATCTGCTGGATCGACTACTCATCATCTCTACTCAACCTTACACAGAGGATGAAATTCACAAGATTCTGGAAATCAGATGCCAAGAGGAAGAAGTAGAAATGACTGAAAGTGCAAAGCATTTGTTAACCAAAATAGGTGTAGAAACATCCTTGAGATATGCTATTCATCTAATCACAGCAGCTGCATTGGCATGCCAAAAGCGAAAGGGAAAGGCAGTGGACTTGGAAGATATAAATCGGGTTTACAATCTGTTTTTGGATGTGAAAAGATCAACTCAGTACCTAATGGAGTATCAAAGTCAGTACATGTTCAGTGATACAGGAGAAGCTGATGAAGATGAAACCAATGCCATGGTCTCTTAG
- the LOC106774762 gene encoding uncharacterized protein LOC106774762, translating to MDYTCRKWAITGIPCTHATTAIKFLNINLEDYIAHWFRKSTYEETYNVIINPINGQHIWEVTPYSDILPPKKKTMPGRPKKKRRLKEWELKKNDSELRKGGQRKRCAICKELGHNKKVVHKDLLPNLLLNKHKSPKLHQQMFQ from the coding sequence ATGGACTACACATGTAGAAAATGGGCAATTACTGGCATTCCTTGTACGCATGCCACAACTGCAATAAAATTTCTGAACATCAATTTAGAAGATTACATTGCCCACTGGTTTAGGAAGTCCACCTATGAAGAGACTTACAACGTCATAATTAACCCCATCAATGGTCAACATATCTGGGAGGTTACACCCTATTCAGATATATTACCACCAAAGAAGAAGACAATGCCAGGAAGGCCCAAGAAGAAACGAAGACTGAAGGAGtgggagttgaagaagaatgacAGTGAATTAAGAAAGGGTGGGCAAAGAAAAAGATGTGCCATCTGCAAAGAACTTGGACACAACAAAAAGGTTGTCCACAAAGACCTACTGCCCAATCTCCTGCTGAACAAACACAAGTCACCCAAGCTCCACCAACAGATGTTCCAATAA
- the LOC106774451 gene encoding armadillo repeat-containing protein 8 yields MPTPYASSAKGLSSSDPILDRLASSDGAVKFGAIREVKNHIIGNRTKKLSYIKLGAVPAVAAALADSNPNLIVQSAAALGSFACGVDAGVRAVLDAGAFPRLIGLLSAPDEKVLDAAARSLRMIYQSKLAPKYDFFQEENMQFLLSLLKSENENLTGLGAGIVIHSCKTIGEQNILCHAGVLEKLTSLLDGSLSQRDASLESLAAIIRDNPAAVSNFVELRCGRALHSVTELTKDKYPRTRLLACLCLISVKNSSTCYLQDIGIKTKLVYILLELLDDSGQVGDEASFAFSSLIAEKEDLQKLAFEANAINKFNCLLQKHPIQPKRLEGVLLALADLCSKLECCRSSFLSLQVLNLVIDALTHEDARVRTAACICLRSVSRSIKNLSAGRFMNERVVFPLVRLLSDLSTSVQVAALGAISNIVVDFLPHKSIFVQCGGVKELVQLTKSMDSSLRLNAVWALRNMVFLADTICKEGVFVELTASSMASLICDPEPSVQEQALALVRNFVDGCLYSVEHAFAEDGIILDAVGRQLQKSSKIEIGIQGMYILSNIASGNEFHKEAVMQLLFPQDENGSHSFFEQFLQSPDSRLRTAAVWVVINLTFPSSPGAFGRIVNLRSFGIVSRIKKMVNDSCMDVKLRARLALGQIITFGDS; encoded by the exons ATGCCAACGCCGTACGCTTCTTCTGCCAAGGGCCTGTCGTCCTCCGATCCGATCCTCGACCGCCTCGCCTCCTCCGATGGCGCGGTGAAATTCGGAGCCATCCGCGAGGTGAAGAACCACATAATTGGAAACCGAACAAAGAAGCTCTCCTACATCAAGCTCGGCGCCGTCCCTGCAGTTGCTGCCGCGCTCGCTGACTCCAACCCCAACCTCATTGTCCAGTCTGCCGCCGCGCTCGGAAGCTTCGCCTGCGGCGTAGATGCTGGCGTCCGTGCCGTCCTTGACGCTGGAGCTTTTCCGCGCTTGATCGGACTCCTCTCCGCTCCCGACGAGAAG GTTCTGGATGCTGCAGCTCGTTCTTTACGGATGATTTATCAATCAAAACTAGCTCCAAAGTATGATTTTTTTCAAGAGGAAAACATgcaatttcttctttcattattgAAAAGTGAGAATGAAAATCTTACTGGGCTAGGTGCAGGCATTGTTATTCATTCTTGCAAGACAATTGgggaacaaaatatattatgcCACGCTGGTGTTTTAGAGAAACTCACTAGTCTTCTTGATGGTTCTCTAAGTCAGCGAGATGCTAGTCTAGAGTCATTAGCTGCAATTATTAGAGACAACCCAGCAGCTGTCTCTAACTTTGTTGAACTTCGCTGTGGAAGAGCTTTACATTCTGTTACTGAATTAACTAAAGACAAATATCCTCGAACAAGACTACTAGCCTGCTTGTGCTTGATTTCTGTGAAGAATTCTTCGACATGCTATCTCCAAGATATAGGAATCAAAACCAAATTGGTCTACATTTTGCTTGAGCTCCTTGATGATTCTGGTCAGGTTGGGGATGAAGCTTCTTTTGCTTTCTCAAGTTTAATTGCAGAGAAGGAAGATTTGCAGAAGTTAGCGTTTGAGGCAAATGCTATTAATAAGTTCAACTGCCTTTTACAAAAGCATCCCATACAACCTAAAAGGCTTGAAGGGGTACTTCTGGCCTTGGCTGATCTTTGCTCAAAATTGGAGTGCTGCAGGTCTAGTTTTCTTTCGTTGCAG GTCTTGAACCTAGTAATTGATGCCTTAACTCATGAGGATGCCAGGGTACGCACTGCAGCTTGCATTTGCTTGAGAAGTGTTTCTCGCTCAATCAAG AATTTGAGTGCAGGTCGTTTTATGAATGAAAGGGTTGTTTTTCCTTTGGTTCGGCTTCTCTCTGATCTTTCTACTTCTGTCCAG GTTGCAGCCCTTGGTGCCATCAGCAATATAGTGGTTGACTTCTTGCCACATAAATCAATATTCGTACAATGTGGGGGCGTTAAAGAACTTGTGCAATTGACCAAGTCGATGGATTCATCCTTAAGATTAAATGCTGTATGGGCATTGAGGAACATGGTATTCCTTGCAGACACGATATGCAAGGAAGGAGTTTTTGTGGAGTTAACAGCATCTTCAATGGCTAGCCTTATTTGTG ATCCTGAACCTTCTGTTCAAGAACAAGCTCTGGCCCTTGTTCGCAATTTTGTTGATGGATGTCTGTACTCTGTTGAGCATGCTTTTGCTGAAGATGGTATCATACTAGATGCTGTTGGAAGACAGTTACAAAAGtcttctaaaattgaaattgggatACAG GGGATGTATATTCTCAGTAATATTGCAAGTGGCAATGAGTTTCATAAGGAAGCAGTTATGCAGCTACTCTTCCCTCAAGACGAGAACGGGTCTCACTCTTTCTTTGAGCAGTTTTTGCAGAGTCCTGACAGTCGCTTACGCACAGCTGCAGTGTGGGTTGTAATAAACCTCACTTTTCCTTCTAGTCCCGGTGCATTTGGCCGGATTGTAAATCTACGTAGTTTTGGCATTGTTTCTCGAATAAAAAAGATGGTCAATGATTCTTGCATGGATGTGAAG CTTCGAGCGAGACTTGCACTTGGACAGATTATTACTTTTGGTGATAGTTAA
- the LOC106774763 gene encoding major centromere autoantigen B-like yields the protein MHMLNIARLNDEVCLYVVHYMVEPEIIEMIDWVGGHVDDEGDVATRVEGEGDTHEGDEDPEVHTELETKMLEGRGDEDVDVHTELHTKIVEGNGDAEEGDKDTEVEDGEVHEVEDGEVHHVEEPEVHEVDDFEVEDLGKDDDVEDSEGDDVHEVESEEEDVHDEEVDVSEESLIDVSVQCDIGTSKGNVREEHFNPLLESSRSTNNEK from the exons ATGCATATGTTGAACATTGCTAGGTTAAATGACGAAGTCTGTCTGTATGTGGTTCATTATATGGTGGAACCAGAAATAATAGAAATGATTGATTGGGTTGGTGGTCATGTTGATGATGAAGGTGATGTTGCAACACGAGTGGAGGGTGAGGGTGATACCCATGAGGGTGATGAGGATCCTGAGGTGCATACTGaacttgaaacaaaaatgttggAGGGTCGGGGTGATGAGGATGTTGATGTGCATACTGAGCTTCATACAAAAATAGTTGAGGGTAATGGTGATGCCGAAGAGGGTGATAAGGATACTGAG GTTGAGGATGGTGAGGTCCATGAGGTTGAGGATGGTGAGGTCCATCATGTAGAGGAACCTGAGGTACATGAGGTAGATGATTTTGAGGTAGAGGATTTAGGAAAGGATGATGATGTAGAGGACAGTGAGGGTGACGATGTACATGAGGTAGAGAGTGAGGAGGAAGATGTACATGATGAAGAAGTTGATGTCAGTGAAGAAAGTCTAATTGATGTCAGCGTCCAGTGTGACATTGGGACTTCTAAAGGAAATGTTAGAGAAGAACATTTCAATCCACTACTTGAGTCTTCTCGATCAACAAACAATGAGAAGTGA